The sequence ACCACCATGGCCGTGTGCCGCTGCCGGCGCACCTGGAGCGTGTGCAGACGGAGATCCACCCCGCAGACCTGTCTTGCCCTTGCTGCAGCGGCGAGTTGCGGCGGCTGGGCGAAGAGACGAGCGAGGAACTTGGCCGCCGCCCGGCGCAGTTCTACGTCCGGCAGACGGTGCGGGTCAAGTACGCGTGCCCTCGCTGCCAGGACCAGATCGTGCGGCCGGAGTTGCCGGAGAAGCTGTTCGAGCGCGGCCTGGCGGGCGCCGACGTGGTGGCTCACGTGCTGGTGGGCAAGTACGCCGATCATCTGCCGCTGCATCGCCAGGAGACGATCTACCGTCGCGAGGGCGTGCATCTGGACAAGGCGACGATGTGCGACTGGGTGGACCGGAGCGCGGACCTGCTGCGGCCGGTGGTCGCGGCGCTGCGGCGGGCGGTGCTGGCCGGCCCGGTCGCGCACGCGGACGAGACGCCAATACTGTACCTGAGACACGGCGAACGCGGTTCGTTCCGCGGATGGCTGTGGGTGTACACCAACCTGCATGGCGAAGTGTTCTACGACTTCAGCCGGACGCGAAGTAGACAGTGGCCGGATGCGGTTCTGGCGGAATACCGCGGCTACCTGGTGGTGGACGGGTTCACGGGCTATGACGCGGTGGCGGCACGAGACGGCGTGGTGTACGTCGGCTGCTGGGCACACGCACGGCGCAAGTTCCACGACGCGCTGAAGACGGACCCGCAGCCGGCGGCCGTGATCCTCAAGGCGATCGGCGAGATGTACAAGGTGGAGCAGCAGGCCCGCGACGAGGGTCTTGAGGCGGACTCTGTGCTGGCGTTGCGGCAGGCGCGGACAGCACCGCTGCTTGAGGACCTGGAAGCGTACCTGCGCGCGCTGTTGCCGTCGGTGTTGCCGAAGAGCCCTATCGGCAAGGCCGTGCAGTACACCTTGGCGAGGTGGGCGGCGTTGACGGTGTTCGCCGGCGACGGCCAGGTGCCGATCGACAACAACAGCGCCGAGCGGGCGATGCGGAAGGTGGCGCTGGGCCGAAACAACTGGTTGTTCGCGGGCAACGACACGGGCGGCGAGCGGGCGGCGGTGATCTACTCGCTGATCGAGACGTGCAGCCGCTTGGGCATCAATCCTCACGAGTACCTGACGGACGTGCTGCGGCGGGTAGGAAGCCATCCCCTGAGCCGGGTAGCAGAGCTGACGCCGCGCGCGTGGCTGGCGGGCCGGGCAGCGGCCGGCGTCAGCAGCAATCAAGCGTAACTGAGGACCATACCACTGAGCGTGAGCGGCTGGAATATGCCGTTCGTCGGACGTTTACGTGCACTTGGCTTCTGGAAGGCGGTGCGCAAGGCCTATCCGTCGACGAAGCCCCAGCGCTGCTGGTTCCACAAGATGGGCAACGTGCTGAACAAGCTGCCGAAGCATCTGCATGGGAAGGCGAAGGCGGGGCTGCAGGCGATCTGGATGGCCGACAGCCGCGAACAGGCAGAGAAGGCCATGGCGGCGTTCGCGGCCACGTACGGCGCGAAGTACCCGAAGGCGGTCTCGTGCCTGGTCGGCGATCGGGAGGAGCTGCTGGCGTTCTACAGCTTCCCTGCGGAGCACTGGAAGCACCTGCGGACGACGAACCCGATCGAGTCGACGTTCTCGACGGTGCGGCTGCGCACGGCCAAGACGCGAGGATGCCTCTCGCGAACGACGGCGCTGACGATGGTGTTCCAGCTATGTCGCAGTGCTCAGCGGACGTGGCGGAAGCTCGACGGTCACGAGCTCTTGGGCAAAGTCATCGAGGGCGTGAAGTTCATCGACGGCGTGATGGAGGAGGCCGCTGCGTGAGCGGTCATACACAACACTTGACCATAGCCCTTCGGGCTTGCCGGCGTTCGTGTCTCCGAAATCGATACGGTACTCAGGTCCCGGAGGCGGCCAACCCATCTCCTCAACCACCAAATAGGCGTCCCCATCGAATCTGCCATCGCCCGACCAGGCATAGAACGAGACGCGCAAGACAACAGAATCCGCAGGAGCGCCCAATGCAACTTCAGTGAGCGTCTCGGGCAGAAGCATCTCCGGGACCGAGACTGATGGCAGCGATTCCGCGCGGGCGCTCGACGAGCTCGTCAATGATGCTAGCGCCAGTACCAAGAGCCAACACATCCGAGTTCCCTTTGTTTTGGCCGGCCTAACACCAGCTTCAGCAGCGAAGACGGCTGGCGCAGCACCTGCGCAAGCAGGCGACGTGACGGGCGGCTTCGTCTGCTGCAAGCTTTGGTTGGGTGTAACCAGCCGCAGCAGACACGGGCCGCCAATTAGCGACCACAAAGGTTGGGCAGCTCCACGCTCGATAGATCGTCCTCAGACAATTCCAGCGTGTAGTGCGCCACCTTGACAGCACTTCTAACCTCCGACCATGCATCATCTACCACGGGCGACTGCTGGTACACCAGTTGCCTCGAGGCATTGTCGTATACCGAGATGCACGTAATGGCGTCGGACGGCGCCGGAAATGTCGTGCTGGTGCCGTCCACAATCAGCAAATTAGCTCTTGCACCAGCCTCAACAACGACTGAACTGCCGATAGGGTGTACCACTACCAATAATCTTCTACTGGAAGCGTTCACAAAATCGAACTCACTGAAATTCGCTAACTCGCCCGGCGGGGATGCGTTCTCGCCGCATCCGGCCACGACGAGGCCCAGCATGGCCAACACGGCTAAGATATTCCGCTTCATCATTGCGCCTCTTTGCTTTGCGGCCGCAACGGCCCTGGACCATAGTACGCCCGTCGCCCCCACACCTAACACCAGCTTCAGCAGCGAAGACGGCTGGCGCGGCGCCTGCGCAAGCAGGCGACGTG is a genomic window of bacterium containing:
- a CDS encoding transposase, which produces MSGWNMPFVGRLRALGFWKAVRKAYPSTKPQRCWFHKMGNVLNKLPKHLHGKAKAGLQAIWMADSREQAEKAMAAFAATYGAKYPKAVSCLVGDREELLAFYSFPAEHWKHLRTTNPIESTFSTVRLRTAKTRGCLSRTTALTMVFQLCRSAQRTWRKLDGHELLGKVIEGVKFIDGVMEEAAA
- a CDS encoding IS66 family transposase, which codes for MIVYAARMDNNARNHEAELEALRAVNAPLLDGLLGELHHLRSENAYLKHALARLNHRLYGRSSEKVDPGQLELALQLDAAVAAAAEDLVTVPPGLAEAPDAEVVAPTPKKRRPNHHGRVPLPAHLERVQTEIHPADLSCPCCSGELRRLGEETSEELGRRPAQFYVRQTVRVKYACPRCQDQIVRPELPEKLFERGLAGADVVAHVLVGKYADHLPLHRQETIYRREGVHLDKATMCDWVDRSADLLRPVVAALRRAVLAGPVAHADETPILYLRHGERGSFRGWLWVYTNLHGEVFYDFSRTRSRQWPDAVLAEYRGYLVVDGFTGYDAVAARDGVVYVGCWAHARRKFHDALKTDPQPAAVILKAIGEMYKVEQQARDEGLEADSVLALRQARTAPLLEDLEAYLRALLPSVLPKSPIGKAVQYTLARWAALTVFAGDGQVPIDNNSAERAMRKVALGRNNWLFAGNDTGGERAAVIYSLIETCSRLGINPHEYLTDVLRRVGSHPLSRVAELTPRAWLAGRAAAGVSSNQA